A single region of the Microlunatus panaciterrae genome encodes:
- a CDS encoding universal stress protein yields the protein MNSTTTAPLPVIACIDGTKKSDRVVAWAAHQARVQQTELVVVQVRPFTLQTSPSRAGRGADITAVADYAAAATRRHPSIPVTARLVRGRVSEELINLSRHAAQLVIGSDRTRDHDTEGRLASLGEVLAVSALCPVVVVASSMTGAQSPPRVVVGWAPNAPASDYALREAAAQAYARSAQLMVIILNDFQPVPRNTRTVPAVVTTPLHVLVEELQHLYPGLAIRTRRGKGRVAEGLATAAIGAELLVVGCHHSANPWSLRTGPTAVTLMRTSPCPLMLVGTRSRRTRPVAASALRR from the coding sequence ATGAACTCCACCACCACGGCCCCCTTGCCCGTCATCGCCTGTATCGACGGAACCAAGAAATCGGACCGGGTCGTGGCCTGGGCAGCTCACCAGGCCAGGGTCCAGCAGACGGAACTGGTGGTCGTCCAGGTGCGGCCGTTCACGCTGCAGACCTCACCCTCCAGGGCGGGTCGCGGTGCGGACATCACCGCGGTGGCCGACTATGCGGCGGCCGCGACTCGACGGCACCCGAGCATCCCGGTCACGGCGCGGCTCGTCAGGGGGCGGGTGAGCGAAGAGTTGATCAACCTGAGCCGGCATGCGGCCCAGCTGGTGATCGGCAGTGACCGGACCCGCGACCACGACACCGAGGGTCGGCTTGCCTCGCTCGGCGAAGTGCTCGCAGTCAGCGCCCTGTGTCCCGTGGTGGTGGTGGCCTCCTCGATGACGGGAGCGCAGTCCCCACCCCGGGTGGTGGTGGGTTGGGCACCGAATGCGCCGGCGAGCGACTATGCGCTGCGCGAGGCCGCCGCCCAGGCCTACGCCCGATCAGCCCAGTTGATGGTGATCATCCTGAACGACTTCCAACCTGTCCCCCGCAACACGCGAACGGTGCCGGCGGTGGTGACGACCCCACTCCACGTTCTGGTGGAGGAACTGCAACACCTCTATCCGGGGTTGGCCATCCGTACCCGCCGCGGCAAGGGCCGGGTTGCTGAAGGCCTGGCCACTGCGGCAATCGGTGCGGAGCTTCTCGTCGTGGGGTGTCATCACTCGGCGAACCCGTGGAGTCTGCGTACGGGTCCGACCGCAGTGACACTGATGCGTACCTCGCCCTGCCCACTGATGCTGGTCGGCACCCGCAGTCGTCGGACTCGGCCGGTGGCCGCCAGTGCCCTGCGCAGGTGA